The Thermoanaerobacterium sp. PSU-2 genomic interval ACCGTACAAGATATAAAAATAAAGGCAGGGAGATTTTATTTTCCCTGCTTTTATTTTATAATTTCTTTAATACGCTTCCTTATATTATAAGCAATCTCTAATGCTTTTTTTGCATCATTCTCATTAGGCATACCATCAGGAAGACTTCCTATAGGAGCATCTGGATACCTAGATGGTATATAATACATATCAACAGTTTTTACATCGTCTATAAATTCATCAAAAGCATCTGAAAATTTATTTATAATTCTTATTAAAGTTATTAAATGATGTACTTTAGGCGGATTTATTCCATTATATATTAGATATGCTTTTAAGTATTTTTCTATTGATTGTTGAGAATGAAA includes:
- a CDS encoding HEPN domain-containing protein; its protein translation is MKENHDEYKQWLNYAEDDYKAANELLKAKLYNVVCFHSQQSIEKYLKAYLIYNGINPPKVHHLITLIRIINKFSDAFDEFIDDVKTVDMYYIPSRYPDAPIGSLPDGMPNENDAKKALEIAYNIRKRIKEIIK